A single region of the Actinoplanes sp. SE50/110 genome encodes:
- the orn gene encoding oligoribonuclease, giving the protein MTGLDLGKDKLIEVAALVTDPDLNVLGDGVDLVIHADDAALDAMPPVVRDMHAKSGLTEEVRRSVLTMAEAEEQILAYVKEHVPNPRTAPLCGNSIATDRGFLARDMPALDAHLHYRMIDVSSIKELCRRWFPRVYFGQPAKGLSHRALADIRESIRELEYYRRTVFVPPPGPDVETAKAVAADL; this is encoded by the coding sequence ATGACCGGTCTCGACCTCGGCAAGGACAAGTTGATCGAGGTCGCGGCGCTGGTCACCGATCCCGATCTCAATGTGCTCGGCGACGGTGTCGACCTGGTCATCCACGCCGACGACGCGGCGCTCGACGCGATGCCGCCGGTGGTGCGCGACATGCACGCCAAGTCGGGGCTGACCGAGGAGGTGCGCCGCTCGGTGCTGACCATGGCGGAGGCCGAGGAGCAGATCCTGGCGTACGTCAAGGAGCATGTGCCGAATCCCCGCACCGCCCCGCTGTGCGGCAATTCGATCGCCACCGACCGTGGCTTCCTGGCCCGGGACATGCCCGCGCTCGACGCCCACCTGCACTACCGGATGATCGACGTCTCCTCGATCAAGGAGTTGTGCCGCCGCTGGTTCCCGCGGGTGTATTTCGGTCAGCCGGCCAAGGGCCTGTCGCACCGCGCGCTCGCCGACATCCGGGAGAGCATCCGCGAGCTGGAGTATTACCGCCGCACCGTCTTCGTCCCGCCGCCCGGCCCGGACGTGGAGACCGCCAAGGCGGTCGCCGCCGACCTCTGA